TTCCGGTTTGTTCCATGACGTGCAGTCGTGGTTCACCCTGATATGAGGCACGGCGTTTTCAGGGTTATTTCAGGGTTTTATTACGGTTTGTCCAATAAAATCTCCGGTTTGTTCCGAGTTTTGCGAATAATAGTGGTGTCGTAACTGTTCGATATGAGATGAACCCTTGTTGGAGACATCAGTTATGAAATCGCTTCCACTTCTGTCTAACCATCCTCGTGTTAAACGCTGGACCGCGGCCGTGGTAGCATCGGCCATCGCATTGGGCGTCTGTCTCGCCAGCTATGACAACGTCGATGCGGCCATCAGACAAAACAGGATCGAACGGCTGAACGCACGTATCGAGAATGTGTACACAGCCGACTATCAGAATATGGCCGACGACAAGCTCGAGCAGGAAAAAAGCAAGTCTGCCGCCACGGAAGATGACATGTTCGTCACCGAGGATCCGTACGGCACCAACACCACGTCGCTGTATGTGTATTTCACCACCGACGACTCGGTATCCGTATCCTATACCGTGCATGCGGACGGCTACGCGGATTTCACCCGTGACGCCTACCAGCAATCGCAATACAGCAAAACCCATGAATTCCAGATACTCGGCCTTATTCCCGGGGAAAAGAACACCATCACCATCACGTTGACCAACGCCGATGGCAAATCCCGTACGCATACCTTCGAACACAGGGGTGCTTCCCTGCTTGGCAATGAGGAAGTGCAACTGGAGCAGACCGTCGTAGCTGATTCCGGAGAAGACTTGGGCGATGGCCTGTATGCCATACTCGGCAACGATTCCGACGAGCAGGACTTCATGTTCTATTATGATACGAACGGCGTGCTGCGCGGTGAGATTCCCGTGCTCTACTATCGTTCGCATCGTCTGCTGTTCGACGATGACGGGCTCATGTGGTTCTCCGCTTCCACACACCACATGGCAGCGATGAACCGTCTCGGCAAGTTGGAGAAGATCTATGATCTTGGATCCGACTATATTCTGCACCACGATTACGCGATGGACGCCAATGGAGACATCGTGCTGTTGGCCACCGAAATGGGCCGCGACGACAATGCCGTGCAAGATCAGGTCATCAAGCTCAACACTTCCACCGGCAGTGTGACCCGCTTGGTGGATTTCGGCGAACTGTTCGCCGACTATAAGGCCTCCACCACGCATGCAGGAACCGACGAGTCGGATTCGAGCGCCCAGAATCGTTGGGATTGGCTGCATTGCAACACCATCCAACTGTTGGATGATGGTTCCGCGTTATTCTCCGCACGCGAAACGTCCACCATCATCAAAGTGGATGATCTGGAATCAGATCCGACGGTCGACTACATGATCGGCGAGCCGTCCGTGTGGGCAGGCACCGATGAGGTCAGCAGTTTCCTAGCGAAAGACGGAGATTTTTCCGATACCGGCGGACAGCATTCCATCACATACGTCGCCGATGATTCGTTGCCTGACGGCCAGTATTACCTGTACATGTTCGACAATAATTTCGGCACTTCGTTGACGCGTCCTGATTTTGACTGGTCGGTGATCGACGGAATCTCGATCGAACTGTCTTCCGACACGGCAAATTCGCGGTATCGCAAGTATCTGGTCAACGAGAATGCCGGCACGTATACGGAAGTGTCATCGTTCGACGTGCCATATTCGCCGTATGTCAGTTCCGCGCAGGAATTGGATAATGGCCAGATCCTCATCGACTCGGGCATGAAGGGTCTGTTCGGCCAGTACAACAAGGATGGTGATCTGCTGGCGCAGTTCAAGATGACGTTGAACAGTGCGTACATCTACCGCGTGTACAAGTACGATTTCTCGGGATTCTATTTCGCCTGACATCCTGTCCGCAGGCTTGACGGGGCCGGGAATCCAAACTCCCACAAGGAGTTTGGATTTCCGGCCCCGTTTCGTATGCAATGGGTTCGGCACGCCCGTACAATGGTTGCCATGGGTTTTTTCGATTCGCTGTTTTCATCCAAACGTCCCGAAGCGACGCATGACGTCACGTTCACGCTAGATCAGGCAGGCCACACGTATGAGGATGGCAATGTCGGTCTGGAGCCGACATCGTTGACGATCACTCCGGAAAGCAAACGTGTGGCTGTGATCGGGTTGAATGGTTCCGGTAAGACCACGTTGCTGCAGCTGTTGGATGGCGCATTGTCTGCGACGTCCGGTTCGGTGCGTATCGACGCGAATGGTGCTGCGTATGATCCGTCGGTGAAACGTGATCTGAAACGTATCGAATCGATGATCGGCCGCGTTCGTCGCGAGGAAATTCCGAACAGTTATTACAAAGCGGATTCCATTCGCGAGGCGATTGATGAACCGTTGAAGAAGCATAAGGTGCCGGAAAGCGAACGCCAGGCGATCATCGGCAATCTGTTCGCGCATTTCGATCTGGCGGCGGTCGCACGTGAGCCCGCCTCCGCATTGGATAGCGAGAAACGTCATCTGCTGGCGATCGCTTCCGCATTGAGCTTCTCCCCCGCGGTGATCGTTGCCGACGAGCCGACCAAGGGTTTGGACGAGGTGGCGTCCGCGCATGTGGCGAAAGCTCTGTTCAGTTACGACAAACAGGTAGTGTTCGCCACGCATGACACGGAGCTGATCACACGCGCGGAATATGCGATCGACCGCACGCTGGTGGTCGACGATCATCAGGTGGTGTTCGACGGTGGCCCGCATGAGGCCGTGGCCTTTTACACGGACCTCATCCGCGCTAAATATGAGGCTTCCAAAGCCTGACCATACCCACGGATTATTCCCGTTCCCCACATGTTGCGGCTCCTTCATCGGTGTCGACGATGGAACCACAACATGTTTCAGCCGATCATTGTGTTGACGGTGTCAAGCACCGTCTGAACGTTATGCCTGAATTCGTCGGGTTCCGGCAATAACGAGATCGCGAGATAGCCGTTCGACGTCATATCGAAGAAATAGCCGGGCTGTCCTGAAATTCCGTGCTTTTCGATCATGGACAACACCAGTTCGTTCTCGTCAAGCACGCTGGGCACGCGCAAAAGCACATTCCATCCGCCTTCGGCACGCAACACGCTGACCATGCCCTGCTCGTCATCATCCAGCATGGTATGCAAGGCTGCGAGGTTGGTTTGCACGCGCTCTCGCACGCGCGCGGTCTGCGCGGCTGCGGCGCCCAGCATGGCGGGGATCTGTTTGGCGATGATCTCACTCATTGGCAGATAGTCGTCGGCGACCACGTCGAGTCTGCGCTTGGCCTCATCCACTTCAGCCGCCGGGCCGGACACTTGGATCCAACCCACTTTGGCATGTGGCGCGGCCAACGTCTTCGAGAACCCATCCAATGCGAATGTGAGCGTGCCGGTCTCCCCCGCGAGACGCGCGTTGCCATCGAATGGTTCAAGATCATAGTCGTAGAACACCTCATCGGCGATGATGGCCACCTCATGGTCATGACAAAGCCGCACAATGGCCTCACGTTCCGACGCTTTGACGTACGATCCGGTCGGATTGTTGGGATTGATGAGCACCAGCGCGCGGATGCGGCCGCCATCTTCACCTTCAAGCGCTTCGCGTAGTTCGGCCACGTCGATGTACCAGGATCCGTCGAAACGTTGCTGGTACTCGATCATGTCGACGCATTCGAGTCGTGCGATCGATTCGATGAGCGGATATCCCGGCTTCGGTGCGAGCACAGCGTCACCTGCATTGCAGAGCAGTTTGATCAGCCATGAGTACGCTTCGGACGTCGAGCTCAATATGTATAGGTCGTCGGCGGTAGCGGTATTGCCTTGTTCATGCAGGAATGCGGCCAGCGCTTCGCGTGCGTATCGTTGCCCGCGTGGCTCCGCTCCGTAGATGTCCGGCAATAGTTCCGACGCGAGCGCATGTTTGGTTGGATTGGAGTCGTTGAGTTTGCCGAGTGTGATGCCGTTTGCTTTGGCTTCCGCTTCGGCTTTGGCGATGGGATTGGGCTCGCTGATATCGACTCTGGAGGAAAAACGCATGGTCTCCACCATACTCTCTGGGTTGCGCAAGTGTTGCATCGAGCAAGAAGGATGCATTCGCCATGCGATCATCAGAGGAATAACAAGAGCCGTCCGACGGATGAATCGGACGGCTCTCGCTTATATGAAGGTTAGGAACCTTTATGGTTCACGACATCACTTCTGCTTGATGCTTGCGTAGTACGCAGCACCGATGATGCCAGCCTCATTGTGCAGCTTGGCTGCGACGATCGGGGTCTTGATGTCGATGTACGGCAGGAACTTCTCGGACACGCGGGACACGCCACCGCCGACGACGAACAGCTGCGGATCCAAGTAGAACTCCATCAGGGAATAATACTTGGTCAGACGCTTGGCCCACTTCTTGTAGCCCATATCGAGCTTTTCACGAATGGAGGATGCCGCGTACTTCTCGGCGTCACCCTTGCCCTTGAGCAGTTCCAAATGGCCGAGCTCAGTGTTCGGAATGAGCTCGCCGTTGAAGATCAGCGCGGTGCCGATGCCGGTGCCCAGCGTGGTGGCGACGACCAGGCCGTCCTGGCCCTTGGCTGCGCCGAACTGCTGTTCGGCAAGACCGGCCGCATCAGCGTCGTTCACCACGGTGACCGGACGGCCGCAAGCTTCGGAGAACACTTCGGTGACGTCCACGCCAACCCAAGACTGGTCCAGATTGGCCATATAGCCGAGCTTCTCGCCAACATGAATCGGAGCGGGGAATGCGATGCCGACCGGAGCGGACTCAGGAACCTCAAAATGCTCGAGCTGCTGGCGAACGATTTCGCCAACGG
This window of the Bifidobacterium pseudocatenulatum DSM 20438 = JCM 1200 = LMG 10505 genome carries:
- a CDS encoding ATP-binding cassette domain-containing protein — its product is MGFFDSLFSSKRPEATHDVTFTLDQAGHTYEDGNVGLEPTSLTITPESKRVAVIGLNGSGKTTLLQLLDGALSATSGSVRIDANGAAYDPSVKRDLKRIESMIGRVRREEIPNSYYKADSIREAIDEPLKKHKVPESERQAIIGNLFAHFDLAAVAREPASALDSEKRHLLAIASALSFSPAVIVADEPTKGLDEVASAHVAKALFSYDKQVVFATHDTELITRAEYAIDRTLVVDDHQVVFDGGPHEAVAFYTDLIRAKYEASKA
- a CDS encoding aryl-sulfate sulfotransferase; its protein translation is MKSLPLLSNHPRVKRWTAAVVASAIALGVCLASYDNVDAAIRQNRIERLNARIENVYTADYQNMADDKLEQEKSKSAATEDDMFVTEDPYGTNTTSLYVYFTTDDSVSVSYTVHADGYADFTRDAYQQSQYSKTHEFQILGLIPGEKNTITITLTNADGKSRTHTFEHRGASLLGNEEVQLEQTVVADSGEDLGDGLYAILGNDSDEQDFMFYYDTNGVLRGEIPVLYYRSHRLLFDDDGLMWFSASTHHMAAMNRLGKLEKIYDLGSDYILHHDYAMDANGDIVLLATEMGRDDNAVQDQVIKLNTSTGSVTRLVDFGELFADYKASTTHAGTDESDSSAQNRWDWLHCNTIQLLDDGSALFSARETSTIIKVDDLESDPTVDYMIGEPSVWAGTDEVSSFLAKDGDFSDTGGQHSITYVADDSLPDGQYYLYMFDNNFGTSLTRPDFDWSVIDGISIELSSDTANSRYRKYLVNENAGTYTEVSSFDVPYSPYVSSAQELDNGQILIDSGMKGLFGQYNKDGDLLAQFKMTLNSAYIYRVYKYDFSGFYFA
- a CDS encoding pyridoxal phosphate-dependent aminotransferase, which gives rise to MRFSSRVDISEPNPIAKAEAEAKANGITLGKLNDSNPTKHALASELLPDIYGAEPRGQRYAREALAAFLHEQGNTATADDLYILSSTSEAYSWLIKLLCNAGDAVLAPKPGYPLIESIARLECVDMIEYQQRFDGSWYIDVAELREALEGEDGGRIRALVLINPNNPTGSYVKASEREAIVRLCHDHEVAIIADEVFYDYDLEPFDGNARLAGETGTLTFALDGFSKTLAAPHAKVGWIQVSGPAAEVDEAKRRLDVVADDYLPMSEIIAKQIPAMLGAAAAQTARVRERVQTNLAALHTMLDDDEQGMVSVLRAEGGWNVLLRVPSVLDENELVLSMIEKHGISGQPGYFFDMTSNGYLAISLLPEPDEFRHNVQTVLDTVNTMIG
- the ppgK gene encoding polyphosphate--glucose phosphotransferase — encoded protein: MIETAQAFGVDIGGSGIKAAPVNLEKGEFAEPRLKILTPEVSTPKAVGEIVRQQLEHFEVPESAPVGIAFPAPIHVGEKLGYMANLDQSWVGVDVTEVFSEACGRPVTVVNDADAAGLAEQQFGAAKGQDGLVVATTLGTGIGTALIFNGELIPNTELGHLELLKGKGDAEKYAASSIREKLDMGYKKWAKRLTKYYSLMEFYLDPQLFVVGGGVSRVSEKFLPYIDIKTPIVAAKLHNEAGIIGAAYYASIKQK